Proteins from a single region of Halorubrum sp. 2020YC2:
- a CDS encoding acyltransferase, whose product MGIIGPASILHVEGNFSIGDSYVNSHARILCGDEITIGDDVAIAWNVEILDDDRHEISIGGTTSEQTAPITIEDDVWIGHDVSIHKGVTIHEGSVVASDSVVTSDVPSNTLAAGTPAEVIRENVSWGGSE is encoded by the coding sequence ATGGGTATCATAGGGCCTGCGTCGATTCTCCATGTTGAAGGCAATTTTTCAATCGGGGATTCATACGTTAACTCACACGCGCGAATCCTATGTGGTGATGAGATCACTATTGGTGATGATGTAGCCATCGCGTGGAATGTAGAAATTCTGGACGATGATCGACATGAGATATCTATAGGTGGGACAACAAGCGAGCAGACTGCTCCAATTACTATTGAAGACGATGTTTGGATCGGCCATGATGTGTCTATTCACAAGGGAGTGACAATCCACGAAGGAAGTGTTGTGGCTAGCGATAGTGTGGTGACGTCTGATGTGCCATCAAATACCTTAGCTGCCGGGACGCCGGCTGAGGTTATTCGTGAAAATGTTTCGTGGGGCGGATCTGAGTAA
- a CDS encoding flippase, with amino-acid sequence MRLGQTSVVHFTSSFLASVLGFASTVYIARILGAEPLGVYNLAIGLVSWLAIVGKVGFSRAISKRVSEGDEQGEYAVAGATVILGLFIVVAVGIALFRGRVDAYIGYPAAGYVILILLAVLLNGLVNSLLIGFHLVHVSGVLSPIRTGGRALAQVTLIVAGASTAALFVGHILGFVAVIAIGSYFVLREAPSLERPNQEHFEALVDFAKFSWLGNLQSRMFSYTDIVVLGFFVSSGLIGVYAVAWNISQFLILFSGTLRSTLFPEMSEISAQEDPQAVSRIVEQSLTFGGLFLIPGLFGGVLLGERILRIYGPEFPQGTVVLSILIVANLFMGYQNQLLNTLNAVDRPDLAFRVNVVFVAANLVLNVVLIYTYNWVGAAVATAISVAVSLALAYHHVDALIDFKTPVGEIAKQWLAGGVMAAVVYGGLWTERTYRVIGHNFALVLLLVLLGAAVYFVVLLGLSREFRRTVSRNLPADITFNPR; translated from the coding sequence ATGAGACTCGGACAAACTTCCGTCGTACACTTTACATCCAGCTTCCTCGCGTCCGTGCTGGGATTCGCGTCGACGGTCTATATCGCGAGAATTCTCGGAGCGGAGCCGCTCGGCGTATATAATCTCGCAATCGGATTAGTGTCGTGGCTGGCTATCGTCGGTAAAGTCGGATTCTCGAGGGCAATCTCGAAGCGGGTCTCAGAAGGCGACGAACAGGGCGAATACGCCGTCGCTGGGGCAACTGTCATTCTCGGGCTATTCATAGTCGTCGCCGTCGGGATAGCTCTGTTCCGCGGGCGTGTCGACGCGTACATCGGATATCCAGCGGCGGGCTACGTAATACTGATTCTGCTTGCCGTTCTCCTCAACGGGCTCGTAAACTCGCTGCTGATCGGGTTCCATCTGGTACACGTAAGCGGAGTACTATCACCGATCAGGACGGGAGGACGCGCGCTCGCACAAGTCACGCTAATTGTTGCCGGCGCGAGTACCGCGGCACTATTCGTCGGCCATATCCTCGGCTTCGTCGCCGTAATCGCGATCGGGTCCTATTTCGTTTTGAGAGAAGCGCCGTCACTCGAGCGTCCGAACCAAGAACACTTCGAAGCGTTAGTCGATTTCGCGAAGTTCTCTTGGCTCGGAAACCTCCAGTCGAGGATGTTCAGTTACACCGATATCGTCGTCTTGGGTTTCTTCGTTTCCTCCGGTTTGATAGGGGTGTACGCGGTCGCCTGGAACATCTCGCAGTTCCTCATCCTCTTCAGCGGAACGCTCCGGTCGACGCTCTTCCCGGAAATGAGCGAAATCTCCGCTCAAGAGGATCCGCAGGCCGTTTCCCGCATCGTCGAGCAGTCACTCACCTTTGGCGGTCTCTTTCTGATTCCCGGGCTGTTCGGAGGCGTCTTACTGGGAGAGCGGATTCTCCGTATTTACGGCCCTGAGTTCCCACAGGGTACTGTAGTCCTGAGTATCCTCATCGTCGCCAACCTCTTTATGGGGTATCAGAATCAGTTGCTAAACACGCTCAACGCTGTCGATCGACCGGACTTGGCGTTTCGAGTGAACGTCGTGTTCGTTGCGGCTAACCTCGTACTCAACGTCGTGCTGATTTATACGTACAATTGGGTAGGTGCGGCCGTTGCGACCGCGATCTCCGTCGCAGTCAGTCTCGCACTCGCGTACCACCACGTCGACGCGCTTATTGACTTCAAAACGCCAGTCGGTGAGATTGCCAAGCAGTGGCTGGCAGGCGGTGTGATGGCTGCCGTCGTGTACGGCGGCCTCTGGACGGAACGAACCTACCGAGTTATCGGACATAACTTCGCGCTCGTCCTACTACTGGTCCTCTTGGGAGCGGCTGTCTACTTTGTCGTCTTACTCGGGCTCTCCCGAGAGTTTCGGCGCACCGTCAGTCGGAACTTACCTGCGGATATCACATTTAACCCGCGGTGA
- the aglF gene encoding UTP--glucose-1-phosphate uridylyltransferase AglF, with amino-acid sequence MQAVVLAAGKGTRLRPLTDDKPKVLVEVNGTPLIEDVFDNLIDAGATELIVVVGYKAEQIIDRYGDEYRDVPITYTHQREQLGLAHAILQAEPHVDGDFMLMLGDNVFRGNLPDVTNRQREDRADAAFLVEEVPYEEASRYGVLDTNEYGEVVEVVEKPDDPPSNLVMTGFYTFTPAIFHACHLVQPSDRGEYELPDAIDLLIQSGRTIDAIRLDGWRIDVGYPEDRDRAEERLDELKAEAETDDDTDAEEATVDS; translated from the coding sequence ATGCAAGCAGTCGTACTCGCCGCGGGCAAAGGCACACGCCTCCGACCGCTCACAGACGACAAGCCGAAGGTGCTCGTTGAGGTCAACGGCACGCCGCTCATCGAAGATGTCTTCGACAATCTGATCGACGCCGGGGCGACCGAACTCATCGTCGTCGTCGGCTACAAGGCCGAACAGATCATCGACCGCTACGGTGACGAGTACCGCGACGTACCGATCACGTACACGCACCAGCGCGAGCAACTCGGCCTCGCTCACGCCATCCTTCAGGCGGAACCCCACGTCGACGGCGACTTCATGCTGATGCTCGGCGACAACGTCTTCCGCGGCAATCTCCCCGACGTAACCAACCGCCAACGAGAGGACCGCGCCGACGCCGCGTTCCTCGTTGAGGAAGTCCCCTACGAGGAGGCCTCTCGCTACGGCGTCTTGGACACCAACGAGTACGGCGAGGTCGTCGAGGTCGTCGAGAAGCCCGACGACCCGCCGAGCAACCTCGTCATGACGGGCTTCTACACGTTCACCCCCGCCATCTTCCACGCGTGCCACCTCGTTCAGCCCTCGGACCGCGGCGAGTACGAGCTCCCCGACGCGATCGATCTCCTCATCCAGTCGGGCCGCACCATCGACGCGATCCGACTCGACGGCTGGCGTATCGACGTCGGGTATCCCGAAGACCGTGACCGGGCTGAGGAGCGACTCGACGAACTGAAGGCCGAAGCCGAAACGGACGATGACACGGACGCCGAAGAGGCGACGGTCGATAGCTAA
- the aglM gene encoding UDP-glucose 6-dehydrogenase AglM codes for MNVSIIGSGYVGTTVAACFADLGHDVVNVDVDESVVETINAGEAPIHEEGLSELIAAHAGPDGTGRLRATTDYAAVLDTEVTFLCLPTPQNDDGSIDLSIMEAGASQLGQTLADKDDWHTVVVKSTVVPGSTADTITPILERESGKTAGEAFGVGMNPEFLREGTAVHDFLNPDKVVLGADDDRALEDMRAVFDPLVEAADAPVVETDTRTAEMIKYANNGFLAAKVSLINDIGNICKELGVDAYEVADAIGLDDRISEQFLQSGVGWGGSCFPKDVAAIIAAAEETGYDPAVLNAATEVNDRQPERLVALLADHLDERRDRGFDGATIAILGLAFKPGTDDMRNSRAIPVIDDLQARGATVTAYDPVAADNAPNYVDDVTYADSAAAALDGADGAVVVTDWDEFAALDAEFDAMATPVVVDGRRIIERRDGITYEGLTW; via the coding sequence ATGAACGTCTCCATCATCGGCAGCGGCTACGTCGGCACGACCGTCGCCGCCTGCTTCGCGGACCTCGGCCACGACGTCGTCAACGTCGACGTCGACGAGTCGGTCGTCGAGACGATCAACGCCGGCGAGGCGCCGATCCACGAGGAGGGCCTCTCGGAGCTCATCGCCGCCCACGCCGGGCCGGACGGCACCGGCCGCCTCCGGGCGACCACCGACTACGCGGCCGTCCTCGACACCGAAGTCACGTTCCTCTGTCTACCGACGCCCCAGAACGACGACGGCAGCATCGACCTGTCGATCATGGAGGCGGGCGCGAGCCAACTGGGCCAGACGCTGGCCGACAAAGACGACTGGCACACGGTCGTCGTCAAGAGCACGGTCGTCCCCGGCTCGACGGCGGACACCATCACGCCAATCTTAGAACGCGAGAGCGGCAAGACCGCCGGCGAGGCGTTCGGCGTCGGGATGAATCCCGAGTTCCTCCGCGAGGGAACGGCGGTCCACGACTTCCTGAACCCGGACAAGGTCGTCCTCGGCGCGGACGACGACCGCGCGCTCGAGGACATGCGCGCGGTGTTCGACCCGCTCGTCGAGGCGGCCGACGCGCCGGTCGTCGAGACGGACACGCGCACCGCCGAGATGATCAAGTACGCCAACAACGGCTTCCTCGCGGCGAAGGTCAGCCTCATCAACGACATCGGGAACATCTGCAAGGAGCTCGGCGTCGACGCCTACGAGGTGGCCGACGCGATCGGCCTCGACGACCGAATCAGCGAGCAGTTCCTCCAGAGCGGCGTGGGGTGGGGAGGCTCATGTTTCCCGAAGGACGTCGCCGCGATCATCGCGGCCGCGGAGGAGACCGGCTACGACCCGGCGGTGCTCAACGCGGCGACCGAGGTCAACGACCGCCAGCCGGAGCGGCTCGTCGCCCTCCTCGCGGACCACCTCGACGAGCGCCGCGACCGCGGGTTCGACGGCGCGACCATCGCCATCCTCGGCCTCGCGTTCAAGCCCGGCACCGACGACATGCGGAACTCACGCGCGATCCCGGTAATCGACGACCTCCAAGCACGCGGCGCGACGGTTACTGCGTACGACCCAGTTGCGGCCGACAACGCGCCGAACTACGTCGACGACGTGACGTACGCCGACTCGGCCGCGGCGGCGCTCGACGGCGCCGACGGCGCGGTCGTCGTCACCGACTGGGACGAGTTCGCCGCGCTCGACGCGGAGTTCGACGCGATGGCGACCCCGGTCGTCGTCGACGGCCGACGCATTATCGAGCGCCGCGACGGGATCACCTACGAAGGGTTGACCTGGTAG
- the glmU gene encoding bifunctional sugar-1-phosphate nucleotidylyltransferase/acetyltransferase, translating to MYGVVLAAGRGTRMRPLTDRRPKPLLPVGDRSLLERVFDAARDVVDEFVVVTGYRGDAIREAIGASYRDRPVHYVEQAEALGTAHAVAQAAPVVDDDFLVLNGDVVVDPSLPRALADAGAPAIAATEVPDPRAYGVLSTAEDGSLAAVVEKPADPPTNLANVGCYAFEPEVFEYIDRTPESERGEYEITTTIDLLLGDGRRIDVATYDGTWLDVGRPWELLEANELALAELDDGTEIAGTVEEDVHLGGSVVVEEGARVRSGAYIEGPALIREGADVGPNAYVRGSTVVGPGVRVGHSVEVKNSVLMADASVGHLSYVGDSVLGRDVNFGAGTNVANLRHDDENVRLTVKDDRVDTGRRKLGAIVGDEGKTGINTSLNAGVVLGAGETTGPGEVLTRDRR from the coding sequence ATGTACGGAGTCGTGCTCGCGGCCGGCCGCGGGACTCGGATGCGACCGCTGACGGACCGCCGCCCGAAACCGCTCCTCCCGGTCGGGGACCGCTCGCTGCTCGAACGCGTGTTCGACGCCGCCCGCGACGTCGTCGACGAGTTCGTCGTCGTGACGGGCTACCGCGGAGACGCGATCCGGGAGGCGATCGGCGCGTCGTACCGCGACCGCCCGGTCCACTACGTCGAGCAGGCGGAGGCGCTGGGGACCGCCCACGCCGTCGCGCAGGCCGCGCCGGTCGTCGACGACGACTTCCTCGTTCTCAACGGCGACGTGGTCGTCGACCCGTCGCTCCCGCGCGCGCTGGCCGACGCTGGCGCACCGGCGATAGCTGCCACCGAAGTTCCGGACCCGCGGGCGTACGGCGTGCTCTCGACCGCCGAAGACGGCTCGCTGGCGGCCGTCGTCGAGAAGCCGGCGGACCCGCCGACGAACCTCGCGAACGTCGGCTGCTACGCGTTCGAGCCGGAGGTGTTCGAGTACATCGACCGCACGCCCGAAAGCGAGCGCGGCGAGTACGAGATCACGACGACGATCGACCTCCTGCTGGGCGACGGCCGGCGGATCGACGTGGCCACCTACGACGGCACGTGGCTCGACGTGGGGCGCCCGTGGGAGCTGCTGGAGGCGAACGAGCTGGCGCTCGCGGAACTCGACGACGGGACCGAGATCGCCGGCACCGTCGAAGAGGACGTCCACCTCGGCGGGTCGGTCGTCGTCGAAGAAGGCGCCCGGGTCCGGTCGGGCGCCTATATCGAGGGACCGGCACTAATCCGCGAGGGCGCCGACGTGGGACCGAACGCCTACGTCCGCGGCTCGACCGTCGTGGGCCCCGGCGTCCGCGTCGGCCACTCGGTCGAGGTGAAGAACTCGGTGCTGATGGCCGACGCGTCGGTCGGTCACCTCTCGTACGTGGGCGACTCAGTACTGGGCCGCGACGTCAACTTCGGCGCGGGGACGAACGTCGCGAACCTCCGACACGACGACGAGAACGTCCGGCTGACCGTCAAGGACGACCGCGTCGACACCGGGCGCCGGAAGCTGGGCGCTATCGTCGGCGACGAGGGGAAGACCGGGATCAACACCTCGCTGAACGCCGGCGTCGTGCTGGGCGCCGGCGAGACGACGGGGCCCGGAGAGGTGCTGACGCGCGACCGGCGCTGA